A stretch of the Ornithodoros turicata isolate Travis chromosome 4, ASM3712646v1, whole genome shotgun sequence genome encodes the following:
- the LOC135391013 gene encoding proteasome assembly chaperone 3-like yields MLADDNPATNLSADDAAASIFQRQSPLKTKVTAVQVGDQVTDIAISDFSDKLFVVVSQYQKLGTLVLITKDVALNGDAQEPVYDTKTLFGKDEPEIHAVARLFADALRCDKTILLGIALKDFSTNTVRTLASFLSDAVLGLS; encoded by the exons ATGTTGGCGGACGATAATCCAGCAACGAATTTAAGTGCAGATGATGCTGCAGCGTCTATTTTCCAGAGACAATCGCCGTTAAAGACGAAAGTG ACAGCCGTCCAAGTTGGTGACCAAGTTACCGATATTGCGATATCAGACTTCAGTGATAAATTATTTGTAGTCGTTTCTCAATATCAAAAGCTAGGAACACTG GTACTGATAACAAAAGATGTTGCCTTAAATGGGGACGCTCAGGAGCCCGTGTACGACACCAAGACTCTCTTCGGAAAAGACGAG CCTGAAATTCATGCAGTGGCTAGACTATTTGCCGACGCCTTACGGTGCGACAAGACCATCCTGCTTGGCATTGCCCTCAAGGACTTCTCCACAAACACAGTGCGGACATTAGCTTCCTTCCTTTCAGATGCCGTGCTGGGACTCTCGTAG